The genomic interval CGCCTCTTACCAGCCACCCACAGCTAGAGGCCCCTTCTTCGCCATGCGGAACCTTTCCACTGCTGCGCGACACTCTGCCTCGCGGATCCACCTCTCTGCCGCGCGGAACTCCCCCCATGCCGTGGCTTTTACCCGGGCTGCCGGCGCCTCTCGCCACCACCTTTCTAACGATCGGCGGAGTTTCAGGCCAGAAGAAGGGCCTACCACTTCCACTTTCAAATCTCCACGTCGTTGGCCTTTCCATTCTCATGCAACCTGACACCGTCTCCAccttttcctctttcctctcATCTGGCGCTTGCCTCTCCAGCACCATCAATGTCCTCTTACCTGAATCAGGAAATCCCTTGGCTAACCCTTGGCTCCTGCATCTAGAAGCTTTTGACAAAGTGGGATTCCATGGGATTTTCTACCCCGAGGAGCATTGTTGGTGCATTTATTGGCATTTCGGGCCATCCTTCTTGGACCACTCGCGTATCTCCACTGCATCGGACCCCGCGCCCCGCTTGGGTAGTCCGGGATGGACCCTAACCTTCCTAATCTTTGATGCTTGCTATTTCGGTTTCGAGCCCAACCTCCAATTACCCGTTGCAAGCAGTGATCTTTTTTCATCCATCTGTCCTGGGCCTCGGCCCAGCTCAAATTCGATCCCGACTTTCACTCAAACCGACTCTGGAAGCCCACCTCAAGATGAGCTGCACCAGCCTGTTTCTAAACGCCTCTCCTTGGACGTGCCGAGATCGAGCGCTCGCCTGGCCACGCAGATGATCTACTCTATGCTTAGTAGGGCGATGTGCAGAAAAGTGCACCACCTCGAGGGGGGCCCTACCACACCGGCGACTCCAATGCACAGATGGTCCAAAAAGAGATTCAAGGCGCGGGGCCTACTTTGCGGGGTGACACTCACTGACTCTGATGCtacagaatttaaaaaattcctGTTGGCTGAAGCCTAAACGTTGTATCTCTGTCGTGTCCGTGTTTTCTACTGTTGTGTGTGATTTTCGTTTTTGTGATGTTTAGCTTGTTAAGTTGGAATGCCCGCGGTCTGCATGACCCGGCCCAACGTCGCTGTGTCAAGTCCTTGTTGTCCACTCTTCAGAGTTCTGTTGTCTGTCATCAAGAAACTAAAGTGGACACTGTCTCCCATTCGTTCCTTCGTTCTTGTTGCGACTCCCGATACGACCGGTGCCACCTCATTCTCGCCTTCCGGTTCTCCGGCGGATTACTCACGTGCtagaattctaatttttttaagtgCAATGAGGTCTTGGTCCCCGACCACTCGCTCACTCTCAACCTAATCCACCTTCCTACCAACAAGACATTCTATCTCACTAACGTTTACGGGCCCCCCACCTgggatggaaaagaaaatttttgtgCCGAACTTCTTACACTCAATGGGATATGTTCCAACAAGTTGGTCATTTACGGCGACTTTAATTTCACCAGACACCAAGCTAAAAGAAGAGGAAATCCTTGGAGCTCCAAATTCATGGCAATGTTCTCGGACCTCATCCGAGATCTAGCGCTCATCGACTTACCAATGACGAACCAAACCTACACCTGGCCTAACATGCAACATAAACCCACCTTGGCCAAACTTGACAGATTCCTCGTCTCCACCGAATGGGACCTCTCTTTTCCCCTCAGCAAGGTCAAGGCTCTACCGCGGATCACTTCTGACCACACACCGATCATTCTCACTACCGGACTCCTACCCACGCCGCGAAGATTTCGATTTGAAAGGGTTTGGCTCACCAAGGATGACTTTCTCTTGAAAGTGCCGAGCTGGTGGAACGAAGTCCCCTGTAAGCAGTCAGCCATCCTCAGTATAACTGCTAAGCTCAGGCACTGCAGAACAAGGATAAAGGAATGGTGCAAGTCCAACTACCACAGTATATCCCACACTAAGAAGCTCATACAGGAAGAACTCCAGAGAATCGACCACCTAGAGGAACACTCTGACTTGTCTCAAGAATCTTTGGATAAACGGACCAACCTCAAAGGGCAACTGCAGCTTATTTTAAAGGAGGAAGAAATCCTCTGGAACACCAGGGCCAAACAACTTTGGCTCAAGGAGGGAGATGGAAACACTAAATTTTTTCATGCCGTGGCTAACAGTCGAAAATGAAGCAACATCATAGAAGTCATTGAGGACGAACTAGGGAGGCAAATCACCCACGAAGACGAAAAGAGATCTTACTTCTTTCATGCTTTTCAACGCCAATTTGGTCTTGTGGATGAAAGCCTTCCATCTTACGGAGATTGGAGCAACCTCTACCACTCTAATAGACTGTGCAACCCCGACTCCCTAACATCCCCTTTCACTCTTGAGGAAGTCAAGACAGCAACCTTCCAACTAGGCAGGGATAAGGCCTCGGAGCCAGACGGCTATCCCCTTATTTTCTTCCAAACTTTTTGGGAGACGGTAAAGGAGGACATCTTCAACATATTCCTTGACTTGCAGGCTAACAAACTATTTACGGGACCCATCGACTACTCATTTGTGTCCCTCATCCCAAAAAAGGAAGGACCGCGCACGGTAACTGACTTTCAACCGATCAGCCTCATCAGCGGAATCCAAAAAATTATCTCTAAAGTGCTTGCCAACCAACTCACGCTCACTCTACCATCCATAATCTCCCCTTCCCAATCCGCCTTCTTTAAAGATCGGCTGCT from Ananas comosus cultivar F153 unplaced genomic scaffold, ASM154086v1, whole genome shotgun sequence carries:
- the LOC109704977 gene encoding uncharacterized protein LOC109704977 — its product is MAMFSDLIRDLALIDLPMTNQTYTWPNMQHKPTLAKLDRFLVSTEWDLSFPLSKVKALPRITSDHTPIILTTGLLPTPRRFRFERVWLTKDDFLLKVPSWWNEVPCKQSAILSITAKLRHCRTRIKEWCKSNYHSISHTKKLIQEELQRIDHLEEHSDLSQESLDKRTNLKGQLQLILKEEEILWNTRAKQLWLKEGDGNTKFFHAVANSRK